In Sphaerodactylus townsendi isolate TG3544 linkage group LG13, MPM_Stown_v2.3, whole genome shotgun sequence, one DNA window encodes the following:
- the LOC125442822 gene encoding A-kinase anchor protein 17B-like isoform X2 → MTVTLVCDPSEAMELCASQQLYLKPVAKLTISVVLPEHTSSTRALSKWEVMDKLKNMICPDQFTSVKVSKSTKGFIRFEGEAETKRLVCSLKEKLHGKMIKLNGFKDDLQVVATEASPDLPTPQESEAIVKDRELMAEDLAEQIIDVPNCIHLEGLPCKWFALRGSDSETPSEDILRAVFESFGQIKNVDIPMLDPYREEVVGGNMNHFIFRGLRTFDAYVQYQEFKAFAKAMETLKGMKLMFKGDDGKALACNIKVSADTTNHFSESSINQRNLERLTLQGLERERKREENRGKRSTERKRRDDGGDEKKVGEGKRKSKIKRREKRQIDRDEKRPRKQQKVTAEEELWPENMPEWEERKYLLAQRRVESIRLLTVLLNQIKDFVLSSRQVREPLLENENEREDCFPAPKIPNSLKEESCSRSLECKEVKNEREPLHQLVQLDNTCTEEEEEEQYVAIGLPASPCRLVRTVLKEPAERAVSRCLKDKAPGCYRDSDLLQVTVTQDCKVRKSPAREDCQSLNSRCSHEVSSVGNCKKQKVYETEEFIHYLLNYYQTPRYARICPVTQNTGTESWWQRVVSHNGTDFQVSLKNQDAQCLTEASFVSDFPERDFQDADSYTWEAIEEEPESAEVVAKSQAHSREFTGQCLVWYKNSLGDVSHKLPRDELNSPFLVSTSTNCGNRFKEEDTGMKVLAPVKPLGHVYKLKDLLEEISSDSEYFSEAFSESQNKMERRNGGCRSSCKAWPLSRERARELLICVQNGDCSKRSFCSNSECCDLTKDPEQRLKTTFKRSSSKLRHEGRKLQWLSSEEEQEASRKKKRKKKRSSDNSSHDNEPQFLEANHCGELEALSKMQRKCSKVLHHKMKFKTLHAMAEEVKTKGVHLNDFQLREPHQEAGKGKADISEMGERWRETKEQLRACKVRVKR, encoded by the exons ATGACTGTCACTCTAGTATGTGATCCTTCGGAAGCTATGGAGCTCTGTGCCTCTCAGCAACTCTATCTTAAGCCAGTAGCGAAATTAACAATCAGTGTGGTGCTTCCAGAACACACCAGCTCTACCCGGGCACTCTCTAAATGGGAAGTGATGGACAAGCTGAAGAATATGATTTGTCCAGACCAGTTCACCAGTGTTAAGGTTTCCAAAAGCACTAAAGGTTTCATTCGGTTTGAGGGAGAGGCAGAAACCAAGCGTTTGGTATGTAGCCTTAAGGAAAAGCTCCATGGCAAAATGATAAAACTGAATGGTTTTAAAGATGACTTGCAAGTGGTTGCTACAGAGGCATCTCCTGATTTACCAACTCCTCAGGAGTCAGAAGCCATTGTGAAGGATAGAGAATTGATGGCAGAAGATCTTGCTGAGCAAATCATTGATGTTCCCAATTGCATCCATTTGGAAGGATTGCCATGCAAGTGGTTTGCCCTAAGAGGCTCAGATAGTGAAACGCCAAGCGAAGATATCTTGAGAGCAGTGTTTGAGAGTTTTGGACAGATCAAGAACGTAGATATCCCCATGCTTGATCCTTATAGGGAAGAAGTGGTGGGAGGAAACATGAATCATTTCATTTTCCGTGGCCTGCGGACATTTGATGCTTATGTCCAGTACCAAGAGTTCAAAGCTTTTGCAAAAGCTATGGAGACACTTAAGGGCATGAAGCTGATGTTTAAAGGGGATGATGGAAAAGCTCTGGCATGTAATATTAAG GTATCAGCTGATACCACCAATCATTTCAGTGAGAGTTCTATAAACCAGAGGAATCTGGAACGATTAACCCTGCAAGGGCTCGAAcgagaaagaaaaagggaggaaaacagAGGGAAAAGAAGCACTGAAAG AAAAAGACgtgatgatggtggtgatgaaaaaaaagttggagaaggaaagaggaagtctAAGATCAAGAGACGAGAAAAAAGACAGATAGATCGGGATGAAAAACGCCCAAGAAAGCAACAGAAGGTAACAGCTGAAGAAGAGCTGTGGCCAGAGAATATGCCTGAATGGGAAGAGAGGAAATATCTCCTAGCTCAGAGAAGAGTGGAGTCTATCAGGCTGCTTACAGTGCTGTTAAACCAAATAAAA GATTTTGTGCTGTCATCCAGGCAAGTAAGGGAGCCTCTGCTGGAAAATGAGAATGAAAGGGAGGATTGCTTTCCTGCACCTAAGATACCAAATTCATTAAAAGAGGAGTCTTGCTCTCGTAGTCTTGAGTGCAAAGAAGTGAAGAATGAGAGAGAACCTCTACATCAGTTAGTCCAATTAGATAATACCtgtactgaggaggaggaggaggagcagtatgTTGCAATTGGCTTGCCTGCATCACCTTGTCGCCTTGTGAGAACTGTTTTAAAGgagccagctgaaagagcagttAGTAGATGCTTAAAAGACAAGGCTCCGGGCTGCTATCGGGACTCTGACTTGTTGCAAGTGACAGTCACTCAAGACTGCAAAGTCAGAAAGTCTCCTGCCAGAGAGGACTGTCAAAGCCTCAACTCAAGATGCTCCCATGAAGTCTCTAGTGTCGGAAACTGCAAGAAGCAAAAGGTTTATGAAACAGAGGAATTTATACACTATTTACTAAACTACTACCAAACCCCAAGATATGCACGAATCTGTCCTGTGACACAAAACACAGGGACTGAGTCCTGGTGGCAGAGGGTGGTGTCCCATAATGGGACTGACTTCCAGGTCAGCCTGAAAAACCAAGATGCACAGTGTCTGACAGAAGCGAGTTTTGTATCAGACTTCCCTGAGAGAGACTTTCAAGATGCTGATAGCTACACATGGGAAGCAATTGAAGAGGAACCTGAGTCTGCAGAGGTTGTGGCTAAAAGCCAGGCCCACAGTAGAGAGTTCACTGGTCAATGTCTGGTATGGTATAAGAATTCACTGGGTGATGTTAGTCATAAACTACCACGTGATGAACTGAATAGTCCCTTTCTAGTAAGCACAAGTACTAATTGTGGTAATAGATTCAAAGAAGAGGATACAGGGATGAAAGTTTTAGCACCGGTCAAGCCTTTGGGCCATGTTTATAAATTGAAGGATTTATTGGAAGAGATCAGCAGCGATTCTGAATATTTTAGTGAGGCGTTCAGCGAGtcacaaaacaaaatggagagaAGAAATGGGGGTTGCAGAAGTAGCTGCAAGGCCTGGCCTCTCAGCCGGGAAAGAGCAAGAGAATTGCTGATTTGTGTCCAAAATGGTGATTGCAGCAAACGCAGTTTCTGTTCAAACTCTGagtgctgtgacttgacaaaggATCCCGAGCAAAGGCTTAAAACTACATTCAAGAGATCCAGCAGTAAATTAAGGCATGAAGGGCGAAAACTTCAGTGGCTGTCCAGTGAAGAGGAGCAAGAAGcgagcaggaagaagaaaagaaagaagaaaaggtccTCCGATAACTCTTCGCATGACAACGAGCCTCAGTTTCTTGAAGCAAACCATTGTGGAGAGCTGGAAGCCCTCAGCAAGATGCAGAGAAAATGTAGCAAGGTTTTACATcacaaaatgaaattcaaaacACTCCATGCCATGGCGGAAGAGGTAAAAACAAAAGGCGTTCATTTAAATGACTTTCAGCTTCGAGAACCCCACCAAGAGGCAGGTAAGGGGAAAGCAGATATTAGTGAGATGGGTGAAAGATGGCGTGAAACCAAGGAGCAGCTGAGAGCTTGCAAAGTCAGAGTCAAAAGGTAA
- the LOC125442822 gene encoding A-kinase anchor protein 17B-like isoform X1 gives MADSEEPENVKSLKVCCIPRALDAMTVTLVCDPSEAMELCASQQLYLKPVAKLTISVVLPEHTSSTRALSKWEVMDKLKNMICPDQFTSVKVSKSTKGFIRFEGEAETKRLVCSLKEKLHGKMIKLNGFKDDLQVVATEASPDLPTPQESEAIVKDRELMAEDLAEQIIDVPNCIHLEGLPCKWFALRGSDSETPSEDILRAVFESFGQIKNVDIPMLDPYREEVVGGNMNHFIFRGLRTFDAYVQYQEFKAFAKAMETLKGMKLMFKGDDGKALACNIKVSADTTNHFSESSINQRNLERLTLQGLERERKREENRGKRSTERKRRDDGGDEKKVGEGKRKSKIKRREKRQIDRDEKRPRKQQKVTAEEELWPENMPEWEERKYLLAQRRVESIRLLTVLLNQIKDFVLSSRQVREPLLENENEREDCFPAPKIPNSLKEESCSRSLECKEVKNEREPLHQLVQLDNTCTEEEEEEQYVAIGLPASPCRLVRTVLKEPAERAVSRCLKDKAPGCYRDSDLLQVTVTQDCKVRKSPAREDCQSLNSRCSHEVSSVGNCKKQKVYETEEFIHYLLNYYQTPRYARICPVTQNTGTESWWQRVVSHNGTDFQVSLKNQDAQCLTEASFVSDFPERDFQDADSYTWEAIEEEPESAEVVAKSQAHSREFTGQCLVWYKNSLGDVSHKLPRDELNSPFLVSTSTNCGNRFKEEDTGMKVLAPVKPLGHVYKLKDLLEEISSDSEYFSEAFSESQNKMERRNGGCRSSCKAWPLSRERARELLICVQNGDCSKRSFCSNSECCDLTKDPEQRLKTTFKRSSSKLRHEGRKLQWLSSEEEQEASRKKKRKKKRSSDNSSHDNEPQFLEANHCGELEALSKMQRKCSKVLHHKMKFKTLHAMAEEVKTKGVHLNDFQLREPHQEAGKGKADISEMGERWRETKEQLRACKVRVKR, from the exons ATGGCTGATTCTGAAGAGCCAGAAAATGTCAAGTCTTTGAAAGTGTGCTGTATTCCAAG GGCATTGGACGCCATGACTGTCACTCTAGTATGTGATCCTTCGGAAGCTATGGAGCTCTGTGCCTCTCAGCAACTCTATCTTAAGCCAGTAGCGAAATTAACAATCAGTGTGGTGCTTCCAGAACACACCAGCTCTACCCGGGCACTCTCTAAATGGGAAGTGATGGACAAGCTGAAGAATATGATTTGTCCAGACCAGTTCACCAGTGTTAAGGTTTCCAAAAGCACTAAAGGTTTCATTCGGTTTGAGGGAGAGGCAGAAACCAAGCGTTTGGTATGTAGCCTTAAGGAAAAGCTCCATGGCAAAATGATAAAACTGAATGGTTTTAAAGATGACTTGCAAGTGGTTGCTACAGAGGCATCTCCTGATTTACCAACTCCTCAGGAGTCAGAAGCCATTGTGAAGGATAGAGAATTGATGGCAGAAGATCTTGCTGAGCAAATCATTGATGTTCCCAATTGCATCCATTTGGAAGGATTGCCATGCAAGTGGTTTGCCCTAAGAGGCTCAGATAGTGAAACGCCAAGCGAAGATATCTTGAGAGCAGTGTTTGAGAGTTTTGGACAGATCAAGAACGTAGATATCCCCATGCTTGATCCTTATAGGGAAGAAGTGGTGGGAGGAAACATGAATCATTTCATTTTCCGTGGCCTGCGGACATTTGATGCTTATGTCCAGTACCAAGAGTTCAAAGCTTTTGCAAAAGCTATGGAGACACTTAAGGGCATGAAGCTGATGTTTAAAGGGGATGATGGAAAAGCTCTGGCATGTAATATTAAG GTATCAGCTGATACCACCAATCATTTCAGTGAGAGTTCTATAAACCAGAGGAATCTGGAACGATTAACCCTGCAAGGGCTCGAAcgagaaagaaaaagggaggaaaacagAGGGAAAAGAAGCACTGAAAG AAAAAGACgtgatgatggtggtgatgaaaaaaaagttggagaaggaaagaggaagtctAAGATCAAGAGACGAGAAAAAAGACAGATAGATCGGGATGAAAAACGCCCAAGAAAGCAACAGAAGGTAACAGCTGAAGAAGAGCTGTGGCCAGAGAATATGCCTGAATGGGAAGAGAGGAAATATCTCCTAGCTCAGAGAAGAGTGGAGTCTATCAGGCTGCTTACAGTGCTGTTAAACCAAATAAAA GATTTTGTGCTGTCATCCAGGCAAGTAAGGGAGCCTCTGCTGGAAAATGAGAATGAAAGGGAGGATTGCTTTCCTGCACCTAAGATACCAAATTCATTAAAAGAGGAGTCTTGCTCTCGTAGTCTTGAGTGCAAAGAAGTGAAGAATGAGAGAGAACCTCTACATCAGTTAGTCCAATTAGATAATACCtgtactgaggaggaggaggaggagcagtatgTTGCAATTGGCTTGCCTGCATCACCTTGTCGCCTTGTGAGAACTGTTTTAAAGgagccagctgaaagagcagttAGTAGATGCTTAAAAGACAAGGCTCCGGGCTGCTATCGGGACTCTGACTTGTTGCAAGTGACAGTCACTCAAGACTGCAAAGTCAGAAAGTCTCCTGCCAGAGAGGACTGTCAAAGCCTCAACTCAAGATGCTCCCATGAAGTCTCTAGTGTCGGAAACTGCAAGAAGCAAAAGGTTTATGAAACAGAGGAATTTATACACTATTTACTAAACTACTACCAAACCCCAAGATATGCACGAATCTGTCCTGTGACACAAAACACAGGGACTGAGTCCTGGTGGCAGAGGGTGGTGTCCCATAATGGGACTGACTTCCAGGTCAGCCTGAAAAACCAAGATGCACAGTGTCTGACAGAAGCGAGTTTTGTATCAGACTTCCCTGAGAGAGACTTTCAAGATGCTGATAGCTACACATGGGAAGCAATTGAAGAGGAACCTGAGTCTGCAGAGGTTGTGGCTAAAAGCCAGGCCCACAGTAGAGAGTTCACTGGTCAATGTCTGGTATGGTATAAGAATTCACTGGGTGATGTTAGTCATAAACTACCACGTGATGAACTGAATAGTCCCTTTCTAGTAAGCACAAGTACTAATTGTGGTAATAGATTCAAAGAAGAGGATACAGGGATGAAAGTTTTAGCACCGGTCAAGCCTTTGGGCCATGTTTATAAATTGAAGGATTTATTGGAAGAGATCAGCAGCGATTCTGAATATTTTAGTGAGGCGTTCAGCGAGtcacaaaacaaaatggagagaAGAAATGGGGGTTGCAGAAGTAGCTGCAAGGCCTGGCCTCTCAGCCGGGAAAGAGCAAGAGAATTGCTGATTTGTGTCCAAAATGGTGATTGCAGCAAACGCAGTTTCTGTTCAAACTCTGagtgctgtgacttgacaaaggATCCCGAGCAAAGGCTTAAAACTACATTCAAGAGATCCAGCAGTAAATTAAGGCATGAAGGGCGAAAACTTCAGTGGCTGTCCAGTGAAGAGGAGCAAGAAGcgagcaggaagaagaaaagaaagaagaaaaggtccTCCGATAACTCTTCGCATGACAACGAGCCTCAGTTTCTTGAAGCAAACCATTGTGGAGAGCTGGAAGCCCTCAGCAAGATGCAGAGAAAATGTAGCAAGGTTTTACATcacaaaatgaaattcaaaacACTCCATGCCATGGCGGAAGAGGTAAAAACAAAAGGCGTTCATTTAAATGACTTTCAGCTTCGAGAACCCCACCAAGAGGCAGGTAAGGGGAAAGCAGATATTAGTGAGATGGGTGAAAGATGGCGTGAAACCAAGGAGCAGCTGAGAGCTTGCAAAGTCAGAGTCAAAAGGTAA